Within Xiphias gladius isolate SHS-SW01 ecotype Sanya breed wild chromosome 5, ASM1685928v1, whole genome shotgun sequence, the genomic segment ATAAGCCTCATATCCGAAAGAACGCATGCGCCAATTAGCATCAAAGCTCCAGTCCGGTAAACTGGTTTTCCATAAAATGGAGGGGACCGTAAACAATAGACAACTCttcaaaaaaatgcagtctCTTCACTAAATGACCGGCTGCCTTCACCCCCTCTGCCGCCACCCCTTATTACTCAGAATCATACATTTCTCCGGGCGCATTACAATACAGCACCAAATTTCTACGAAGCTCAATGAATATTGCATTTGGTCCTCGTCTGTAATAATGATTAACAGGGACCAATGAACCATCGCAGGCTTTCACCTTTGGAAAGCCACAGCACACCAAATACCAGTGCACTGAATAATAAGCTTCAACTCTGCAAGCAAAATGGATTTATCCAGTCGCTTGAAATGCATCTTTTCAGTGCACTCTAACAGACTAATTTACTCTTTAATAGGCCCAAAACATATAGTTCCCCATAGGTCAGCGCCGTTCCATTTGCATGCAACAAAAATCTTCACTGAAAACCAAAGCATGGGAAGCTATTAACGAAGGAATTAAGTCACCATTCAAAATCAGCCGCCATATCCAGTCTGTATTAATGTCTGAAACAATGCAGGGTTAATAAATCAATCGACTTTTCATCCGTGAGGTGAACAGCTCAGCAGTGCCCAATAAACAAGCAGTACTCAATAATTAACTGGACTTCAACACAAACTCATCCAGCGTGTAAACTAGGCCAGCCGTGGACCTGCAAGTGTGTTCCTGAAAGCGAAGGCCAACGCTGCAGAGCCACCAAATTACCAGCACCCTtccctccttgtctctctctccacatacacactcatccTTCATGGTTTATTACTTGCGAGGCAAAGTCGGTCCACATTACACGGATGAGTGCATATGCTGAtttcaaacagagaaagaaagaaaatcccTGTTTGCAAGCACCTGATATCGCGGGAGCAACAACAGTGGGAACGTGATTTATGATACCCGACTTACCCTCGACTAGTGACGTCAGCAAGGTGACGTTCGCTGCCTTGCGTCTGCCCGCAGGTAGATTCAAGCCGATTTTATCTAGCTTCTCCCTTAAGGATCTTCCTCCGTTCTTAGACTTGGCCCTGTGACAGTAAAACAAAGCAGAATTCATTGTAGTGTTGCTGATTTGGAGGACTTTCCCTGAGTGGGCTAATTTTTGAggaagaatattttttctttgaaaaggaCATAAAGAAGCTGTACACCACATGCAGTAACCTATGAAATTAAATAGGAAATTGGGAATTTAGGGAAAGGAAAACTGTGGTTTACAAGCAATTTACAAGCAAAAAGTCACTTCtatattgtcatatttttaaTCAGTATGTCCTAATACTTGGAATTTTGATGATACTTTCTATGATGCATATATCTGATATTTAGCCTAGATCATATAAACATATGCCACCCAATAAATGTGGTTCAGCTCTTTTTTCACTGATTAAACAGTGACTAGACTAAATTTGGCCGGCTTTACCGTCCTCTACATTCCTGatacaaacaataacaaatactAAAAGAACCCCAGCCTTTTCACCAgaagacaaatactgtacaaaatgaatacataaaaccCTACTTAATAGGCAGGCTGCGTGTCTGCAGCACTTCAATAGACAGTTCACTAGAGACcaatgttttcatgtgtaaTGCCTTCACTGGGCCTATAGAGCTGAGGTTGAAACAGACTAGGCCTACAttaattagagagagagaaagagagaaagatccAGTGTGCTACGGAAGTTAATATGGAATTTAACAGACCCCTCCTGCTTTAAATGCACGAGCTAGGTGTCATGGTTGGTCGATTTTAATTATTcgtggtggtgggggggggggcacgcgagcaagagaggaagaaagagttGAATGCTCACAGACAGAATGGATTGGAGTAGAGTGAGAGAGTTCATAGTcaggcacacagacaaacacacacaggtatatgTAGAGAGGAGATTTTTGCAGCCTTCCAGGCAGACTCACCTCCTCAGCACCCCGCCCAGCAGAGAGGCGTTGAGGCACTCGGGCGGCGAGAGGCGTCTCTGCACCTCTGCCACCGTGACCTTGTACTTTGATGTGGAGCTGAGGAGGGAAAGGCGACCCGGAACTGAGCAGAACACCTCATTGGGGTTTACCACCCCTCCGAAAAGACCGTCCTTATTTACGGGGATGGCGGAAACATTGTTGTTCTTGGATAAAGACACTGGACCTAGccagggagagaggggggagagaaagagaggacagggaTGGTgggatggagagaaggagggggtagggggtgagacagagagagaccgTGCTCAGTGAATTTCATGCAATGCAGAGCCTTAACTAAATGAGAAGGGGGGATTTAGGCCCCGGATTTAGAGTTTAGCACCACAAGTGTACACTTGCAGCAACAAGgacatgcagagaaaaatgacTAATAGAGCCCttaacataataataatgataacaatcgttacaacaacagcatcaccatcaacaacaacaacaataacaatcataataatgataataatagtaataataatgattatgttCATGTGCATAGGATGATTAACATCAGAACTATAAGGCACAACTACTTGCTCAACTACAAATGTACATaaccaaaatatattcattcatCTGTTCTTTATCTAAAGAATACCAAtaccaatatttttatatacagatCTCAGTAGCAGTCAGAAAGAAGCTCCAGTACCTGAGCGCTCCAGTCAAACAGCCTATTTTATGCGCTCGCTACACCATGTACTGACTAAACCGAGAGACTTGGTTAAGTCTACCTATTCTGACATATCTTCGGAATCTAGCAAAAACAACGTCGCCCGTGTTGGTTTCACactgtttgggggggggggggctactgGTCTTTACACCATTTTGGTGTGCAATAACAAAGGGGACTGTGCGCCTTTGGATAGATCACTTGTGACATTAATGGCTCAGGGGAGCCTAATAGAGACACTAGGAGTTAAACGAACTCTTGAGATTACTAATGTAAGAAGCCAATTATCATGTTGGTGCGCAGATAGACAGACTCAAAAAAGAAAGGATGGGGGAAAAAACggaattaaagacaaaaaaggaaagaaaaatcgCTCCATATCTAATGCAGTGAGCCCTTATTTGACCTGACAAAACGATTTTAAACTTAACCATGAAAAAGGACCTCGTGTTGTATCATTATCAGTTTAAATTAGCCTGaatttttgacagaaaataagtaaaaaatattaaagcagGATAATCCAACAACCTTCAGCAAATAACTCTTAatatgaaaattacatttggaGATATTAAAGACCAGTAAATGATTTTTCCAAGCCGAGTTTTGACACAAAGTCCTGTGCTCCATCCAGCGGTACCAACTTCCATTCTAGATTTGACCACGTAGCGTGATTGCAGCTATTGGCCTCCACCAATGAAGTGCCAGGATGGTCTATAGGCCTGTATCTTTGACCATCAATACCACGGGCCCACAAAGCCCACCAGCTCTACTCATCTCCACGCTGCACTGAAACGCTGACAGTAAATTCCATCAGCGAGAAAAAAGGTGCAGCCAGTTTGATGCACTTGGAAACCATGTAATGAAAAATAGGCTACTGCATATTAGGATCAGTCAGGCATTACCGCATTGCATCGAGTTCTCTCGAGCAGAAATggtgtatggtgtgtgtgtgtgagcgcacgCGCGCGTTTGTGTAGCCTAGTGGTGTGCAGCTTGCAGAAACATGCATGATATCTCCGAGGAAACTGCTTaccttttttaattacagtctGGTCGGGAATGTGAATTCCTTGATCCTCAACAGGCTAtgacacaaatgcaaaaaatggACAATTTTAGCACAAAAATATCAGCCTGAATCCTCTGTAAGCAAAATATAGGCTAACCAGGATGCTGTGCACGAACAAAGCCTGGCACAATTAGCGGCCACAATTACTGAATATGGAGGCTCTCTAGGGCCATTCTTGTTCTTATTGTCCATGAGTGTTTTCAGTGGGTTACGCCGATGGACGCATTACGCTAGATCACAAACTCAGACTTAAATAACGACGCTATGTCGCCCCGTAATCCTGACCTAATTTCGCCCACATATCGGCTCTACTCACAAGGAAATTTCTAATCTAGATTGGATAGTAATTACGGCAGTGCAGCCTATTAAAGGCCAATGAACTAATTAGAGGATTATTGGTGtttgtttctgatttaaaaCTGGGAAGAATACTCTCAATAAGAATAAGAATTGACAGTTTTAGCACTCATTTCTCATGCATCTTTAGTAATTGTAGTTATTACCTAAATTCAATCCACCAAACTCAATTCTCCTGTTAGTGTATATGCAATGTATCACcatttttttattgccaaaGAACGGCCatcttaatcttttttttttaactaagaaatcaaataaagacAGAAGACATGAAGAAACCGTTGTGGAAATACAGGggtattgttttattattattattattattattattattattattatttgagtAATCATattgaacaaaacaacacaaaatctTGCAACTAACACcagtttaaaattatttttaaaaattacataacGATGCAAAATTGTGTTGGTATAATTAAAATTATCTTGACAACTCAgaacaacttttattttattttaacttttatttctatttttccagGCTGTAAAAAATTACCGCATTAAGAGCTACAATGAGCCATCCGAACCTAACTAGCCAATTAAATGCGTGTCATCTATTACACAATAGTAATGATAAAAACGCTTTTACTAATAACCTAATAATATTTATATGAACAGTAATTATGAAAGACGGGCTGTTCGTACgaattgtaataataattacactatatgaaaataaaaaaccaccaccgttattattattaattttggtaatattcatttaaaatggtaGTGGTGCCCAAGTGcacataatattaataatgacaGCACtattacacttttattttttaaccagGTAAACCCACAGAAGAGAGAAACCTGGGAAGACGCTGTCTCACCTGAACGTCTTCTAAAGAGTGAGGTATTCCATGGATAGGGATAGAATCCGACAGTCCCGTTTCAATGCCGTGGCCGGACGGTAGGAGCACTTCCCTGCGGTACTCCCGGCAGAGCTGGTGTGGCAGGCTGCGGTGCTGGTGCAGCAGGCCGCTCTCCTGACCCTGTCTCTGGCCCGGCCAGCCCGGGTGCTGTGGTTGCGGCTGGGCGTGCAGGGAGTTGAGGGAGTACGGGTCGTTCACGTGCGAGTAAGGGTCCTGAGACTGCGGGTAGATTGGCTGGTAGGGCGGGGGGAAGTACGGGGGCTGGAAGTCCGAGTTCGGTGTGTGGGAGAGCGGAGGAGCGCTCGTGTAGGGACTCTGGCCCACGCTGCCCAGCTGAGGTAGCCTGGCTGTCCCATTGCTAGTGCCGTCGTGACGATCCTGGCAGGGAAGTGTAGAGAGAAAAGTGTATTTTagcatgaatacattttaaaaggactcaacattaatttgtgtatttccctctttgttttaaCAGCTGAATGCTCTGCGGGCGTATGTTGTGGTATTATTAAATATGGCCTGAGTGGATGACGGGATTTAGACCAAGTGTGGAAACGATAATACAGTTAGCtctgaaattgattttaaacaaaacattgatCAAATCCATTCATCTTCTACAATTCCACAaagttttttgtaaatacaattacatgataataaactgccaaaagttaatattaaaattaaacatcGAAATTCCGGAGGTGGAATACCTTCAAATAAATAAACGACCCTTgcattatttcataatttttccaaagtgattaaatattttaagcatGCAAGCTTTGCAAAACATTATTCAGcgggaaaaaatatattaaaaaatatttgatatgcAAACAAAATTCGAAGTAGGCTATCTGACACGGCTCTGGTAACTTACCATCGCGGAAAAACTGTGCACTAACATCTGAAAGGATTTTAGTGCgactcaagaaaaaaataatcagttcaAAAACACGATGAGTGTTTGGAGGGGCGAGTAAAGGGAATaaccagcaaaacaaaaaaaaagtaagccCCCGAAAAGACTCTTCTCTCCTGCAAGATCACGATGGCCCCAGCGATCAGATATGTGCCACAGTAGTAGGACGATAATCCATCAGAAAGAAATGGTTAAATCCCCACTGCCCTTCATTTGGGTTCAAAAAATGCTGATATTCGGCGGTGCCGGCGGATTTTGGTCGAAAAGTTTCTCTTGGTAAACCCTCTTTTCTCCTTGCTCTTCTGGTTTTTATCACACTGCTGCCGTCCCCTAGCTTTAGCTCATATTAGCAAAAGAACCGCTTCTTAGTCTTCCTCTTGGACTCCTAATAGAACGCATTCAGGATTATTAATATTACAGGAATACTTAATAATAGGGAAAGAATGGTCGGAAATCGGGTGTGAAGCAGAGGGCGCAACTCAAGGCAGAAGTCTGCGCTTAAATGACGTCCATTGAAAGGAGGAATCAGTATATCTAATCAGAgatggggagagggagggtgtgagagagaaagagggagtgagagagtgtggagggagtggagagagagagacaaaaagaggaataTTCACTCTCGTCTGACgaatcagagagagaggaaggagggggcATTTAAAAGGGTCCAAGGGCCAAAGCgcaaaagtgaaagaaagacaggaatgAAGGGAGGTGGACCACAGACAGGGAAATACGAAGGCAGGGAAGGGAACAATGTGCACCTCTGAACTGGATGAAAATCCGGCAGACAACGCTATGGGCTTTCCGGCGGGCTAATTTCTACAGTTCATCCCTTTGTTTTCCATCTTAGACTCCGACAGCGAGCTGTCCTCCATcgggcttctctctctcctctgctttcgCCGAATTAATCCACCGGGTCCTCTTAGAATCCAAACTTAGTGTCACATTGGCTAACTTTTAACTTTGACCCGGAAAGACGGAGAAAAATTAATTCCTAAAGTCGGTCATAAGGGGGGTTGGATCCGGCGCTCTGGCCAACTTTAATGCGCAGCTAAAACAGCTTCAACTCCCCTTCCTGCTTAATCACgcattttaaaatcaagagACACTGGGCTGTGACCGTTGCAAATTTTTACTTaactattttcaaaataagaggGAAAACATTTGCCTGTAAATTGATTAAATCACCACAACATGAGCGCAGAGGTGCCCAGCTTTTGTATTCCTGCTCGCGGCCGTCTCTATCCTCCCAGGACACAAGTGAAAACACGACCGACTGGCCTCTCCACTCCTAGACAAGTCCCTGATATTACCACCAAACTTTGTCTAGGCCCACAACAACAATCACTCCACACtccacacatacatgcacataaactgCACGCAAAATGTAACGGCTCAAATTGCACTTATATTAAAAGTGAAGGGTAAATGTCCATACCATTtaagcaataaataaaacaggccGCATTAGCACTTACATTTGCATTTCtagtcaaaatatttattttatctaaatGCATGGTAAGTGTATATTGTTATTTCAATTATtccaaatgtcattttaataggcctatgaaaaaataaataattggtGTGAATTTACTCATGCAACTAATATATTAAATACAGCTGCTCTTGcctttgttattattattattatcatcattattatttaatttgattcGACACACATACGAAAAAAGAACctatgaaattaataaaatacatggATCTATAGATATGTTCACTAATAGCTGTCAAAAGAATGATATATTTGGATCAAGCAATACAACACATCCTTACAATAATTACCTTagtaaacttttaaaaaaattaaacaaatcaaaaaggaGCCCCTTACCTCGCAgtcttcatatttaatgttatcAGTTAATTTCCAAAGCATTTTCATGGGTTTTTGAGGTGGATATTGAGTGTAGGTATCgccttagtcttgttttctctcagtGAATTGTGCTCCCCGCTAAGAAAAACTACTTTTATTGAAGCTGTGGGCTGCTGTCTGTCTTGCGCTCTGAGGTCTCCCTCTAATGGTGATAGTAAAGGGCTGGAGCAGCTCTGTAATAACACTGGCACAGGGCCTCATTAGCATATCAACAGCCGTTTGAATCCCCCCATCTGCTCACACAACACCAATGGACAGCGCACAGGTAAAAATTAAAGGAGGAAGTCGCTACACGTGCTTATTATTTCTACTGTTCagtaaggtgtgtgtgtttgttgagaGGAGGTGTGGGTATTGTCATGCATGGGGACATGCCTGCACCTGGGACGGTTTCTAGTATAATTTTGCTTGTCTTTCCGGGGCTAGAGAAAAGCACACGAGACTCCAGAAATTCTATTTTCAGGATATAGTTaaatttatataattaaaaGGAGCAAATGTGTGTTCTGTGAAATAACCTTTTGGCTAAAGTGTACTGATTCGTTCCCATAACACTCAGTGTCTTATTGATCAGTTTTCCAGTGCTTTATGTGAAAACAATATGCCTATGCAAATACTACCCTGCCATACACCTTATTGCCaaccttgatttttttaactCCCAAACAGTTATTTCAATCCCATTGAG encodes:
- the tfap2a gene encoding transcription factor AP-2-alpha isoform X4 — encoded protein: MKMLWKLTDNIKYEDCEDRHDGTSNGTARLPQLGSVGQSPYTSAPPLSHTPNSDFQPPYFPPPYQPIYPQSQDPYSHVNDPYSLNSLHAQPQPQHPGWPGQRQGQESGLLHQHRSLPHQLCREYRREVLLPSGHGIETGLSDSIPIHGIPHSLEDVQPVEDQGIHIPDQTVIKKGPVSLSKNNNVSAIPVNKDGLFGGVVNPNEVFCSVPGRLSLLSSTSKYKVTVAEVQRRLSPPECLNASLLGGVLRRAKSKNGGRSLREKLDKIGLNLPAGRRKAANVTLLTSLVEGEAVHLARDFGYVCETEFPAKAVAEYVNRQHSDPNEQVQRKNMLLATKQVCKEFTDLLSQDRSPLGNSRPQPILEPGIQSCLTHFSLISHGFGTPALCAAVTALQNYLTEAIKAMDKMYLNNNPNSHSDNGTKGGDKDEKHRK
- the tfap2a gene encoding transcription factor AP-2-alpha isoform X2 — translated: MLVHSFSAMDRHDGTSNGTARLPQLGSVGQSPYTSAPPLSHTPNSDFQPPYFPPPYQPIYPQSQDPYSHVNDPYSLNSLHAQPQPQHPGWPGQRQGQESGLLHQHRSLPHQLCREYRREVLLPSGHGIETGLSDSIPIHGIPHSLEDVQPVEDQGIHIPDQTVIKKGPVSLSKNNNVSAIPVNKDGLFGGVVNPNEVFCSVPGRLSLLSSTSKYKVTVAEVQRRLSPPECLNASLLGGVLRRAKSKNGGRSLREKLDKIGLNLPAGRRKAANVTLLTSLVEGEAVHLARDFGYVCETEFPAKAVAEYVNRQHSDPNEQVQRKNMLLATKQVCKEFTDLLSQDRSPLGNSRPQPILEPGIQSCLTHFSLISHGFGTPALCAAVTALQNYLTEAIKAMDKMYLNNNPNSHSDNGTKGGDKDEKHRK
- the tfap2a gene encoding transcription factor AP-2-alpha isoform X3; protein product: MLWKLTDNIKYEDCEDRHDGTSNGTARLPQLGSVGQSPYTSAPPLSHTPNSDFQPPYFPPPYQPIYPQSQDPYSHVNDPYSLNSLHAQPQPQHPGWPGQRQGQESGLLHQHRSLPHQLCREYRREVLLPSGHGIETGLSDSIPIHGIPHSLEDVQPVEDQGIHIPDQTVIKKAPPPPNSNNNVSAIPVNKDGLFGGVVNPNEVFCSVPGRLSLLSSTSKYKVTVAEVQRRLSPPECLNASLLGGVLRRAKSKNGGRSLREKLDKIGLNLPAGRRKAANVTLLTSLVEGEAVHLARDFGYVCETEFPAKAVAEYVNRQHSDPNEQVQRKNMLLATKQVCKEFTDLLSQDRSPLGNSRPQPILEPGIQSCLTHFSLISHGFGTPALCAAVTALQNYLTEAIKAMDKMYLNNNPNSHSDNGTKGGDKDEKHRK
- the tfap2a gene encoding transcription factor AP-2-alpha isoform X1, yielding MSIMGKMGEWQDRHDGTSNGTARLPQLGSVGQSPYTSAPPLSHTPNSDFQPPYFPPPYQPIYPQSQDPYSHVNDPYSLNSLHAQPQPQHPGWPGQRQGQESGLLHQHRSLPHQLCREYRREVLLPSGHGIETGLSDSIPIHGIPHSLEDVQPVEDQGIHIPDQTVIKKGPVSLSKNNNVSAIPVNKDGLFGGVVNPNEVFCSVPGRLSLLSSTSKYKVTVAEVQRRLSPPECLNASLLGGVLRRAKSKNGGRSLREKLDKIGLNLPAGRRKAANVTLLTSLVEGEAVHLARDFGYVCETEFPAKAVAEYVNRQHSDPNEQVQRKNMLLATKQVCKEFTDLLSQDRSPLGNSRPQPILEPGIQSCLTHFSLISHGFGTPALCAAVTALQNYLTEAIKAMDKMYLNNNPNSHSDNGTKGGDKDEKHRK